A window of Pseudomonas monteilii contains these coding sequences:
- a CDS encoding pseudouridine synthase → MAQVKRIRRNVSGIILLDKPLGFTSNAALQKVRWLLNAEKAGHTGSLDPLATGVLPLCFGEATKFSQYLLDSDKGYETVMQLGQTTNTADAEGEVLCTREVTVGRPDIDAALPQFRGPISQVPPMYSALKRDGQPLYKLARAGEVVEREARSVTINHLELLDVDGTRARLSVGCSKGTYIRTLVEDIGEVLGCGAYVAELRRTQAGPFDLARTVTLEALEQAHAEGGHEALDRFLLPSDSGLLDWPLVQLSEHSAFYWLHGQAVRAPEAPAFGMVRVQDHDGRFIGIGEVSEDGRIAPRRLIRSE, encoded by the coding sequence GTGGCCCAGGTCAAACGTATCCGTCGTAACGTCAGCGGCATCATCCTGCTCGACAAGCCCTTGGGCTTCACGTCCAATGCGGCCCTGCAGAAGGTGCGCTGGCTGCTCAATGCCGAGAAGGCCGGCCACACCGGCAGCCTCGATCCGCTGGCCACCGGCGTGCTGCCGCTGTGCTTCGGGGAGGCGACCAAGTTCTCCCAGTACCTGCTCGATTCCGACAAGGGCTACGAGACGGTCATGCAGCTGGGCCAGACCACCAACACTGCCGACGCCGAAGGCGAGGTGCTGTGCACGCGCGAGGTGACCGTCGGTCGCCCCGACATCGACGCTGCACTGCCGCAGTTCCGGGGTCCGATCAGCCAGGTACCGCCGATGTACTCGGCGCTCAAGCGCGATGGCCAGCCGTTGTATAAACTGGCACGTGCAGGAGAGGTAGTGGAGCGCGAGGCGCGTTCTGTTACTATTAACCACCTGGAACTGCTCGACGTCGATGGCACACGTGCCAGACTGTCGGTGGGTTGCAGCAAAGGCACCTACATCCGCACGCTGGTCGAGGATATCGGCGAAGTGCTCGGATGCGGCGCCTACGTCGCCGAGTTGCGGCGTACGCAGGCCGGTCCCTTCGACCTGGCCCGTACGGTGACGCTCGAGGCGCTCGAACAGGCTCATGCCGAAGGCGGACACGAAGCGCTCGATCGCTTCCTGCTCCCTTCCGACAGCGGCCTGCTCGACTGGCCGCTGGTGCAGTTGTCGGAACACAGTGCGTTCTACTGGCTGCATGGGCAGGCAGTAAGGGCACCGGAAGCACCGGCCTTCGGCATGGTGCGCGTACAGGATCACGACGGTCGCTTCATCGGTATCGGTGAAGTGAGCGAAGACGGGCGTATCGCGCCGCGTCGCTTGATTCGGTCGGAATGA
- a CDS encoding polyribonucleotide nucleotidyltransferase, with protein MNPVIKTFQFGQSTVTLETGRIARQASGAVLVTVDNDVTVLVTVVGAKQADPSKSFFPLSVHYQEKTYAAGKIPGGFFKREGRPSEKETLTSRLIDRPIRPLFPEGFMNEVQVVCTVVSTSKKTDPDIAAMIGTSAALAISGIPFEGPIGAARVAFHESTGYLLNPTYEQLAASSLDMVVAGTDSAVLMVESEAKELTEDQMLGAVLFAHDEFQAVIKAVKELAAEAAKPTWEWQPAAANTALLDAVRGEFGAAISEAYTITLKADRYARLGELRDQVVARFSNEETGPSAGAVKEIFGELEYRTVRENIVNGKPRIDGRDTRTVRPLNIEVGVLPKTHGSALFTRGETQALVVATLGTARDAQLLDTLEGEKRDAFMLHYNFPPFSVGECGRMGGAGRREIGHGRLARRGVQAMLPSDSEFPYTIRVVSEITESNGSSSMASVCGASLALMDAGVPMKAPVAGIAMGLVKEGDKFAVLTDILGDEDHLGDMDFKVAGTAKGVTALQMDIKINGITEEIMEIALGQALEARLNILGQMNQIIAQSRTELSANAPTMIAMKIDTDKIRDVIGKGGATIRAICEETKASIDIEDDGSIKIFGESKEAAEAARQRVLSITAEAEIGKIYVGKVERIVDFGAFVNILPGKDGLVHISMLSNERVEKVTDILKEGQEVEVLVLDVDNRGRIKLSIKDVAAAKASGV; from the coding sequence GTGAACCCGGTCATCAAGACATTCCAGTTCGGTCAGTCGACCGTTACGCTCGAAACGGGCCGCATTGCCCGCCAGGCCTCCGGCGCCGTGCTGGTCACCGTCGATAACGACGTGACCGTGCTGGTCACCGTGGTCGGTGCCAAGCAGGCCGATCCGAGCAAGAGCTTCTTCCCGCTGTCCGTGCACTACCAGGAAAAGACCTACGCCGCCGGCAAGATCCCAGGTGGTTTCTTCAAGCGTGAAGGCCGTCCTTCCGAGAAAGAGACCCTGACCTCGCGCCTGATCGACCGTCCGATCCGTCCGCTGTTCCCCGAAGGGTTCATGAACGAAGTGCAGGTCGTCTGCACCGTCGTCTCCACCAGCAAGAAGACCGATCCGGACATCGCCGCGATGATCGGTACCTCGGCTGCCCTGGCCATCTCCGGTATTCCGTTCGAAGGCCCGATCGGCGCCGCCCGTGTTGCCTTCCATGAAAGCACCGGCTACCTGCTGAACCCGACCTACGAGCAACTGGCTGCCTCCAGCCTCGACATGGTCGTGGCCGGTACCGACTCCGCCGTGCTGATGGTCGAATCCGAAGCCAAGGAACTGACCGAAGACCAGATGCTGGGCGCCGTGCTGTTCGCCCACGACGAGTTCCAGGCCGTCATCAAGGCCGTCAAGGAACTGGCTGCCGAAGCCGCCAAGCCGACCTGGGAGTGGCAGCCTGCCGCCGCCAACACCGCACTGCTCGACGCCGTGCGTGGCGAGTTTGGCGCAGCCATCTCCGAAGCCTACACCATCACCCTGAAAGCCGATCGCTATGCCCGTCTGGGCGAGCTGCGCGACCAGGTCGTGGCACGCTTCAGCAACGAAGAAACCGGCCCGAGCGCTGGCGCGGTCAAAGAGATCTTCGGTGAGCTGGAATACCGCACCGTCCGCGAGAACATCGTCAACGGCAAGCCGCGTATCGACGGCCGTGACACCCGCACCGTGCGTCCGCTGAACATCGAAGTCGGCGTTCTGCCCAAGACCCACGGTTCGGCCCTGTTCACCCGTGGCGAAACCCAGGCCCTGGTCGTCGCGACCCTGGGTACTGCCCGTGACGCCCAGCTGCTGGACACCCTGGAAGGCGAGAAGCGCGATGCCTTCATGCTGCACTACAACTTCCCGCCGTTCTCGGTGGGTGAGTGCGGCCGCATGGGCGGCGCCGGTCGTCGTGAAATCGGTCACGGCCGCCTGGCCCGTCGTGGCGTTCAGGCCATGCTGCCGAGCGACAGCGAATTCCCGTACACCATCCGTGTGGTCTCGGAAATCACCGAATCCAACGGTTCCAGCTCCATGGCCTCGGTCTGCGGTGCTTCGCTGGCCCTGATGGACGCCGGTGTCCCGATGAAGGCCCCCGTGGCCGGTATCGCCATGGGCCTGGTCAAGGAAGGCGACAAGTTCGCGGTCCTGACCGACATCCTGGGTGACGAAGACCACCTGGGCGACATGGACTTCAAGGTGGCCGGTACTGCCAAGGGCGTTACCGCGCTGCAGATGGACATCAAGATCAACGGCATCACCGAAGAGATCATGGAGATCGCCCTGGGCCAAGCCCTGGAAGCGCGCCTGAACATCCTCGGCCAGATGAACCAGATCATCGCCCAATCGCGTACCGAGCTTTCGGCCAACGCGCCGACCATGATCGCGATGAAGATCGACACCGACAAGATCCGTGACGTCATCGGTAAAGGCGGCGCGACCATCCGTGCCATCTGCGAAGAGACCAAGGCGTCGATCGACATCGAAGACGACGGCTCGATCAAGATCTTCGGCGAAAGCAAAGAAGCGGCCGAGGCTGCGCGTCAGCGCGTGCTGAGCATCACCGCCGAAGCCGAGATCGGCAAGATCTACGTCGGCAAGGTCGAGCGTATCGTCGACTTCGGTGCCT
- a CDS encoding translation initiation factor IF-2: MTQVTVKELAREVEAPVERLLQQMREAGLPHTDAGQVVTDNEKQVLLNHLKSGHKAKAEEPRKITLQRKTTSTLRVAGSKSISVEVRKKKVFVQRSQEEIQAEQKRELEERRAAEEAARVKANADSRQRIEEQSRRESGAAPKAAPAAAPAAAAPAPAPAAAPAANAPTSEDAAARAAERKKDDARRGERAREDDRRGERRNEAPRVSVKVKVKEKEKAPTPRAAPRTTEEESDGFRRGRGGKGKLKKRNQHGFQSPTGPIVRDVTLGETITVSELAQQMAVKGAEVVKFMFKLGTPVTINQVLDRETAQLVAEELGHKVKLVSDTALEDSLAESLKFEGETESRAPVVTVMGHVDHGKTSLLDYIRRAKVAAGEAGGITQHIGAYHVETDRGMVTFLDTPGHAAFTAMRARGAKATDIVILVVAADDGVMPQTREAVQHAKAAGVPLVVAVNKIDKPGADLDRIRNELSVEGVTSEDWGGDTPFVKVSAKMGTGVDELLEAVLLQAEILELSATPTAPGRGVVVESRLDKGRGPVATILVQDGTLRQGDMVLCGSNYGRVRAMLDENGKPVKEAGPSIPVEILGLDGTPEAGDELSVVADEKKAREVAMFRQGKYREVKLARAHAGKLENIFETMGQEEKKTLNIVLKTDVRGSLEALQGSLGGLGNDEVQVRVVGGGVGGITESDANLALASNAVLFGFNVRADAGARKIVEQEGLDMRYYNVIYDIIEDVKKALTGMLGSDVRENILGVAEVRDVFRSPKFGAIAGCMVIEGTVYRNRPIRVLREDVVIFEGELESLRRFKDDAAEVRSGMECGIGVKSYNDVKVGDKIEVFEKVQVARTL; encoded by the coding sequence ATGACGCAAGTCACGGTGAAAGAACTGGCCCGAGAGGTCGAAGCACCGGTAGAGCGCCTGCTGCAGCAGATGCGTGAGGCAGGTCTGCCGCACACCGACGCCGGTCAGGTAGTGACCGACAATGAAAAGCAGGTTTTGCTGAACCACCTGAAAAGTGGCCACAAGGCCAAGGCGGAAGAGCCGCGCAAGATCACCTTGCAGCGCAAGACCACCAGCACCCTGCGTGTCGCCGGTAGCAAGAGCATCAGCGTAGAAGTACGCAAGAAGAAAGTATTCGTTCAGCGCAGCCAGGAAGAGATCCAGGCGGAGCAGAAGCGCGAGCTCGAAGAGCGTCGTGCCGCCGAAGAAGCCGCGCGTGTCAAGGCCAACGCCGATTCCCGTCAGCGCATCGAGGAGCAATCCCGTCGCGAGTCGGGTGCAGCGCCCAAGGCCGCACCTGCCGCTGCACCTGCTGCCGCTGCACCGGCACCGGCTCCGGCCGCCGCACCTGCGGCCAACGCACCGACGTCCGAAGACGCCGCTGCGCGAGCTGCCGAGCGCAAGAAGGACGACGCCCGTCGTGGCGAGCGTGCCCGTGAGGACGATCGTCGTGGCGAGCGCCGCAACGAAGCGCCGCGCGTGTCGGTGAAGGTCAAGGTCAAAGAGAAAGAGAAGGCCCCGACGCCGCGTGCCGCGCCGCGTACCACCGAAGAAGAAAGCGATGGTTTCCGTCGCGGTCGCGGTGGCAAGGGCAAGCTGAAGAAGCGCAACCAGCATGGCTTCCAGAGCCCGACCGGCCCGATCGTCCGTGACGTCACCCTCGGCGAGACCATCACCGTCTCCGAGCTGGCACAGCAGATGGCCGTCAAGGGCGCTGAAGTCGTCAAGTTCATGTTCAAGCTGGGCACGCCCGTCACCATCAACCAGGTGCTGGACCGTGAGACCGCACAGCTGGTCGCCGAAGAGCTGGGCCACAAGGTCAAGCTGGTCAGCGACACTGCGCTGGAAGACTCCCTGGCCGAATCGCTGAAGTTCGAAGGCGAGACCGAATCGCGTGCACCGGTGGTGACCGTGATGGGTCACGTCGACCACGGCAAGACCTCGCTGCTCGACTACATTCGTCGTGCCAAGGTCGCCGCAGGCGAGGCCGGTGGTATCACCCAGCACATCGGTGCCTACCACGTGGAAACCGACCGCGGCATGGTCACCTTCCTCGATACCCCGGGCCACGCCGCGTTCACCGCGATGCGTGCCCGTGGTGCCAAGGCGACCGACATCGTCATCCTGGTGGTGGCAGCGGACGACGGCGTGATGCCGCAGACCCGCGAAGCCGTCCAGCATGCCAAGGCAGCGGGCGTTCCGCTGGTCGTGGCGGTGAACAAGATCGACAAGCCGGGTGCCGACCTCGACCGCATCCGCAACGAGCTGTCCGTCGAAGGCGTGACCTCCGAGGACTGGGGTGGTGACACGCCGTTCGTGAAGGTCTCGGCGAAGATGGGTACCGGTGTCGACGAGCTGCTCGAAGCCGTCCTGCTGCAGGCCGAGATCCTCGAGCTGAGCGCGACGCCGACCGCTCCAGGTCGTGGCGTCGTGGTCGAATCGCGTCTCGACAAGGGCCGTGGTCCGGTCGCTACCATCCTGGTTCAGGACGGTACGCTGCGTCAGGGCGACATGGTGCTGTGCGGTTCCAACTACGGCCGCGTCCGTGCCATGCTCGACGAGAACGGCAAGCCTGTGAAGGAAGCCGGCCCGTCGATTCCGGTCGAGATCCTCGGCCTGGATGGTACGCCGGAAGCCGGTGACGAGCTGTCCGTGGTCGCCGACGAGAAGAAAGCCCGTGAAGTGGCGATGTTCCGTCAAGGCAAGTACCGCGAGGTCAAGCTGGCCCGCGCCCACGCCGGCAAGCTGGAAAACATCTTCGAGACCATGGGTCAGGAAGAGAAGAAGACCCTCAACATCGTGCTCAAGACCGATGTGCGCGGTTCCCTGGAAGCGCTGCAAGGCTCGCTCGGCGGGCTGGGCAACGACGAAGTCCAGGTGCGTGTGGTCGGTGGCGGCGTCGGTGGTATCACCGAGAGCGATGCCAACCTGGCGCTGGCGTCCAACGCCGTGCTGTTCGGCTTCAACGTGCGTGCCGATGCCGGTGCGCGCAAGATCGTCGAGCAGGAAGGTTTGGATATGCGTTACTACAACGTGATCTACGACATCATCGAAGACGTCAAGAAAGCCCTGACCGGCATGCTCGGCAGCGATGTTCGCGAGAACATCCTGGGCGTCGCCGAAGTGCGTGACGTGTTCCGTTCGCCGAAGTTCGGCGCCATCGCTGGCTGCATGGTCATCGAAGGCACCGTCTACCGCAACCGTCCGATCCGCGTACTGCGCGAGGACGTGGTGATCTTCGAAGGCGAGCTGGAATCGCTGCGTCGCTTCAAGGACGACGCTGCCGAAGTGCGTTCGGGCATGGAGTGCGGCATCGGCGTCAAGAGCTACAACGACGTCAAGGTCGGCGACAAGATCGAAGTCTTCGAGAAGGTCCAGGTGGCACGTACGCTCTAA
- a CDS encoding 30S ribosomal protein S15 has translation MALSVEEKAQIVADYQQAAGDTGSPEVQVALLTFNINKLQGHFKANEKDHHSRRGLIRMVNQRRKLLDYLKGKDTTRYSALIGRLGLRR, from the coding sequence ATGGCCCTCAGCGTCGAAGAAAAAGCTCAGATCGTTGCAGACTATCAGCAAGCCGCCGGCGACACCGGTAGCCCGGAAGTTCAGGTTGCCCTGCTGACCTTCAACATCAACAAGCTTCAAGGCCACTTCAAGGCCAACGAGAAAGACCACCACTCGCGTCGTGGCCTGATCCGCATGGTTAACCAGCGTCGTAAGCTGCTGGACTACCTCAAGGGCAAGGACACCACCCGTTACAGCGCCCTGATCGGTCGCCTGGGCCTGCGTCGCTAA
- a CDS encoding ribosome-binding factor A codes for MAKEYSRTQRIGDQMQRELAELIRREVKDPRVGLVTITAVDVSRDLGHAKVFITVMGADGSDTVAQTLKALNSAASFLRLHLGRAMNLRSVPQLHFHFDESISRGAHLSALIERAVAEDRQHQDADKPDAEE; via the coding sequence ATGGCAAAAGAATACAGCCGTACCCAACGTATCGGCGATCAGATGCAGCGCGAACTGGCTGAGCTGATTCGTCGCGAGGTCAAGGATCCCCGTGTCGGTCTGGTGACCATCACCGCCGTGGACGTCAGCCGTGACCTGGGCCATGCCAAGGTGTTCATCACCGTCATGGGTGCCGACGGTTCCGACACCGTGGCGCAGACCCTCAAGGCGCTCAACAGCGCCGCCAGCTTCCTGCGCCTGCACCTGGGCCGCGCGATGAACCTGCGCAGCGTCCCGCAGCTGCACTTCCACTTCGACGAGAGCATCAGCCGGGGTGCCCACCTGTCGGCGCTGATCGAGCGCGCGGTGGCCGAAGACCGTCAGCACCAGGATGCCGACAAGCCGGACGCCGAGGAGTAA